One part of the Sus scrofa isolate TJ Tabasco breed Duroc chromosome 8, Sscrofa11.1, whole genome shotgun sequence genome encodes these proteins:
- the TMEM129 gene encoding E3 ubiquitin-protein ligase TM129 isoform X1, protein MDSPEVTFTLAYLVFAVCFVFTPTEFHSAGLTVQNLLSGWLGSEDAAFVPYHLRRTAATLLCHSLLPLGYYVGMCFAASEKRLYSPSQAPETWRLFLLLALTLPTAACALIYHWSRDRWAHHPLARALALYAPPQSGWRAVASSVNTEFRRIDKFATGAPGARVIVTDTWVMKVTTYRVHVAQQQDVHLTVTQSQQHDLSPDSNLPVQLLTIRVASASPAVPAFDIRLNSTEYGELCEKLRAPIRSAANVVIRQSLGDLFLETFASLVEANPAYSVPSSQDLEACIGCMQTRASVKLVKTCQEAAEGACQQCSCRPMWCLTCMGKWFASRQDPQRPDTWLASRVPCPTCRARFCILDVCAVR, encoded by the exons ATGGACAGCCCCGAGGTCACCTTCACGCTGGCCTACCTGGTGTTCGCCGTATGCTTCGTGTTCACCCCCACCGAGTTCCACTCGGCCGGGCTCACGGTGCAGAACCTGCTGTCGGGCTGGCTGGGCAGCGAGGACGCCGCCTTCGTGCCCTACCACCTGCGCCGCACGGCCGCCACGCTGCTGTGCCACTCGCTGCTGCCGCTCG GCTACTACGTGGGCATGTGCTTCGCAGCTTCAGAAAAGCGGCTCTACTCCCCGAGCCAGGCCCCGGAGACCTGGCGGCTCTTCCTCCTGCTGGCGCTGACGCTGCCCACCGCTGCCTGCGCCCTGATCTACCACTGGTCCCGCGACCGCTGGGCCCACCACCCGCTGGCCCGCGCCCTGGCCCTCTACGCCCCCCCGCAGTCGGGCTGGCGGGCCGTCGCTTCCTCCGTGAACACCGAGTTCCGGCGGATTGACAAGTTTGCCACCGGGGCGCCAGGCGCCCGTGTGATTGTGACGGACACGTGGGTGATGAAGGTGACCACGTACCGCGTGCACGTGGCCCAGCAGCAGGACGTGCACCTGACCGTGACGCAGTCCCAGCAGCATGATCTCTCGCCAGACTCGAACCTGCCCGTGCAGCTCCTAACCATCCGCGTGGCCAGTGCCAGCCCTGCCGTGCCGGCCTTCGACATCCG GCTGAACTCCACGGAGTACGGTGAGCTGTGCGAGAAGCTCCGGGCACCCATCCGCAGCGCAGCCAACGTGGTCATCCGCCAGAGCCTGGGCGACCTGTTCCTGGAGACCTTCGCCTCCCTGGTGGAGGCCAACCCGGCCTACTCAGTCCCCAGCAGCCAG GACCTGGAGGCTTGCATCGGCTGCATGCAGACCCGGGCCAGTGTGAAGCTGGTGAAGACCTGCCAGGAGGCGGCCGAGGGCGCGTGCCAGCAGTGCTCCTGCCGCCCCATGTGGTGCCTCACCTGCATGGGCAAGTGGTTCGCCAGCCGCCAGGACCCACAGCGCCCTGACACCTGGCTGGCCAGCCGAGTGCCCTGCCCCACCTGCCGGGCGCGCTTCTGCATCCTGGACGTGTGTGCCGTCCGATAA
- the TMEM129 gene encoding E3 ubiquitin-protein ligase TM129 isoform X2, which yields MDSPEVTFTLAYLVFAVCFVFTPTEFHSAGLTVQNLLSGWLGSEDAAFVPYHLRRTAATLLCHSLLPLGYYVGMCFAASEKRLYSPSQAPETWRLFLLLALTLPTAACALIYHWSRDRWAHHPLARALALYAPPQSGWRAVASSVNTEFRRIDKFATGAPGARVIVTDTWVMKVTTYRVHVAQQQDVHLTVTQSQQHDLSPDSNLPVQLLTIRVASASPAVPAFDIRTWRLASAACRPGPV from the exons ATGGACAGCCCCGAGGTCACCTTCACGCTGGCCTACCTGGTGTTCGCCGTATGCTTCGTGTTCACCCCCACCGAGTTCCACTCGGCCGGGCTCACGGTGCAGAACCTGCTGTCGGGCTGGCTGGGCAGCGAGGACGCCGCCTTCGTGCCCTACCACCTGCGCCGCACGGCCGCCACGCTGCTGTGCCACTCGCTGCTGCCGCTCG GCTACTACGTGGGCATGTGCTTCGCAGCTTCAGAAAAGCGGCTCTACTCCCCGAGCCAGGCCCCGGAGACCTGGCGGCTCTTCCTCCTGCTGGCGCTGACGCTGCCCACCGCTGCCTGCGCCCTGATCTACCACTGGTCCCGCGACCGCTGGGCCCACCACCCGCTGGCCCGCGCCCTGGCCCTCTACGCCCCCCCGCAGTCGGGCTGGCGGGCCGTCGCTTCCTCCGTGAACACCGAGTTCCGGCGGATTGACAAGTTTGCCACCGGGGCGCCAGGCGCCCGTGTGATTGTGACGGACACGTGGGTGATGAAGGTGACCACGTACCGCGTGCACGTGGCCCAGCAGCAGGACGTGCACCTGACCGTGACGCAGTCCCAGCAGCATGATCTCTCGCCAGACTCGAACCTGCCCGTGCAGCTCCTAACCATCCGCGTGGCCAGTGCCAGCCCTGCCGTGCCGGCCTTCGACATCCG GACCTGGAGGCTTGCATCGGCTGCATGCAGACCCGGGCCAGTGTGA